A single genomic interval of Dysidea avara chromosome 6, odDysAvar1.4, whole genome shotgun sequence harbors:
- the LOC136257409 gene encoding krev interaction trapped protein 1-like, with translation MAGLRNSMYYKDAPSPDIFVAGLCIRKKKDKEIFSRLPLYDPEDYEVLLKYQSGAHATQQYWEITCTGLKAGRDPQKAIIQDMFAWTKSLAGKTTSTQPIGVRSKRAVFLSIHGGSGTSKSSNALKFGSPSVVLCYILPTTHRASSVIDSYPDEPSKYPAFKCLKTVLRGMRSGDFIVHPFTMEMLSSLDNWLRERHSIPDTVNHLFTQNLNQRLQQYCINPTYRSENKPPVLNLVDSFISSSHLFQGLAASTNSFSLPVPSLNKNEDTADYNENQEESAPADRFVVNMYFGKKPRQLGKVNIFVVNEHFGKGIPNYDAIRKSPSTAQIKEMPSDFPLHRYAISANVDGVRTTASSGLSVNDKDEESWTPLHYACWCGHMDIAKLLVTELQADVRVKDRVGFTPLHAAAKNGHANIVSFLLTQPGIDPNVTDREDKTPLQLCLDNKQNDWESVVDMLKDAHPIPSQSESAPSKAVRLRVDFTSGGHQIVTLPEGQNTTSSTILKEIYNNIELSPNFYAVFNLWIVSESVELLLGNNDKPLVVLNKNWHHIVNDLSLHTVETPVVFLRRNVHYPVEKEKQITDPIALKYLFSDAYRHVLNSYYPCSEDAAIYLAGILLSITHGDYNKALHTTDFLKDKLTQLIPRAMINAKKKNDYIKRILSQYEGISQEDIPDRMALHLKYVKYCWQWQYYGAIFFPATIKPQTVLGRSVSIRLGINHMGFHIVSAEENVLSETVGFEGTHWSFSTERKEITLKVQGSESSTVIKSKYIQIIQKIVQKIDEKKKENSS, from the exons ATGGCTGGGCTACGTAATTCAATGTATTACAA GGATGCTCCTTCACcagacatatttgtagctggtCTTTGTATAAGAAAGAAAAAAGACAAGGAGATATTCTCTCGTCTTCCACTGTATGACCCAGAAGACTATGAAGTACTACTAAAGTATCAGTCAGGAGCCCACGCAACACAACAATACTGGGAGATCACCTGCACTGGCCTGAAGGCTGGCAGGGACCCGCAGAAGGCCATCATACAAGACATGTTCGCTTGGACTAAGTCACTAGCTGGCAAGACTACATCAACACAACCCATCGGAGTTAGGA gtAAGAGAGCAGTGTTCCTCTCAATTCATGGTGGATCTGGTACATCAAAGAGTAGTAATGCCTTGAAGTTTGGCAGTCCATCTGTTGTTCTCTGTTATATACTACCAACAACACACAGAG CTTCAAGTGTTATTGACTCATACCCTGATGAACCTTCAAAATATCCAGCATTTAAATGCCTGAAGACGGTACTTAGAGGTATGAGAAGTGGAGATTTTATTGTTCATCCCTTCACTATGGAGATGTTATCAAGTTTAGACAA CTGGCTTAGAGAAAGACACTCCATACCTGACACTGTTAACCATCTGTTCACACAAAACTTGAACCAGAGATTACAGCAGTACTGCATAAACCCAACATATCGTTCAGAAAACAAGCCACCAGTTCTAAACCTTGTTGATTCATTCATTAGCTCTTCACATTTGTTCCAAGGACTCGCTGCCAGCACAAACTCATTTTCTCTGCCTGTACCATCATTAAATAAGAATGAAGACACTGCTGATTACAATGAAAACCAAGAAGAATCAGCTCCAGCAGACAGATTTGTTGTAAATATGTACTTTGGAAAAAAGCCTCGACAATTGGGAAAG GTCAACATCTTTGTGGTCAATGAACACTTTGGAAAAGGAATTCCAAATTATGATGCTATCAGGAAGAGTCCCTCCACTGCACA GATCAAGGAAATGCCATCAGATTTCCCACTTCACCGATATGCTATCAGTGCTAATGTGGATGGAGTGAGGACTACTGCTAGTAGTGGTTTATCAGTCAATGACAAAGATGAAGAATCTTGGACCCCTCTACATTATGCTTGCTG GTGTGGACACATGGATATTGCTAAGTTGTTGGTGACAGAACTACAAGCTGATGTGAGGGTTAAGGATCGGGTTGGTTTTACTCCTTTACATGCTGCTGCCAAGAATGGTCATGCCAACATTGTGTCTTTTCTGTTAACACAGCCTGGAATTGACCCA AATGTTACAGACAGGGAAGATAAAACTCCACTACAACTATGCTTGGATAATAAGCAAAATGATTGGGAGTCAGTTGTGGATATGCTTAAGGATGCACACCCAATACCATCTCAGTCCGAATCAGCACCTTCAAAG GCTGTAAGGTTAAGAGTAGACTTTACCAGTGGAGGTCACCAA ATCGTGACATTACCTGAAGGTCAAAATACAACATCATCAACTATATTAAAG GAAATCTACAACAACATTGAATTATCACCGAATTTCTATGCTGTTTTCAATTTGTGGATTGTATCAGAAAGTGTTG AGCTTCTTCTTGGTAACAATGACAAACCTCTGGTGGTCCTGAATAAGAACTGGCACCATATTGTCAATGATTTATCATTACACACTGTTGAAACACCAGTTGTATTTTTGAGACGAAATGTACACTATCCAGTTGAAAAAGAAAAGCAGATAACAGACCCAATTGCACTAAAGTACCTGTTTTCTGAT GCTTATCGCCATGTTCTAAACAGTTATTACCCATGTTCTGAAGATGCTGCAATCTATCTAGCTGGAATATTGCTTTCCATCACACATGGGGATTACAATAAAGCCTTGCATACTACGGACTTCCTCAA GGACAAACTAACACAACTGATCCCCAGGGCAATGATAAATGCTAAAAAGAAAAATGactacatcaaaagaattttGTCACAATACGAAGGTATATCACAAGAGGATATTCCTGATCGAATG GCTCTGCACTTAAAGTATGTGAAGTATTGCTGGCAGTGGCAGTATTATGGAGCTATATTCTTCCCGGCCACTATCAAG CCTCAAACAGTATTGGGACGCAGTGTATCAATTAGACTTGGAATCAACCACATGGGATTTCACATTGTCAGTGCCGAGGAAAAC GTCTTAAGTGAAACAGTCGGTTTTGAGGGAACACATTGGAGCTTCTCTACTGAAAGGAAAGAAATTACATTAAAAGTTCAAGGAAGTGAATCTTCTACTGTGATCAAATCTAAATAT ATCCAGATTATCCAAAAGATTGTGCAAAAGATTGAtgaaaagaagaaagaaaactcaTCATAA